The Enterococcus rotai genome includes a window with the following:
- a CDS encoding alpha-glucosidase has protein sequence MKDNKWWEKEVIYQIYPKSFKDSNNDGIGDIQGIREKLPYLKELGITMIWICPIFASPMVDNGYDISDFEGINPEFGTMADFDQLLEEANELGIKVILDLVINHTSDEHPWFQAALKDKESPYRDYYIFKEGKTEPNNWRSIFGGSVWEKLPDEEVYYFHAFDKKQPDLNWENPVLRQELYGMINRWLEKGIAGFRIDSITFIKKDQDFVSLPADGVDGLASCKSKTRNRPGIEVFLNELKRETFEKYNCVTVGEAPGVPYEEYGDFIGDDGYFSMIFDFNYSDIDVESGSDWFKRTNWTTKEFKEKLKRSQEVLQANGWGANFIENHDQPRAVSKFIKPEYQTDEAAKALGMLYFFLRGTPFIYQAQELGMQNAKRKTIDQFNDISSIDNYHRSIQEGFTPEEAMSFVNHRSRDNTRTPFPWDDSQYGGFSTTTPWLAMTEEYPSRNAQQNQVLAHYKKMIELRQQGIVSDALTKGTIIFIENVPDNVVGYKRVFKETEVYSYTNLSDTEVLIPFEKGLFELLLNSHDDVAVEVNELKLHPYQSVLFKKINEVCDNGN, from the coding sequence ATGAAAGACAATAAATGGTGGGAAAAAGAAGTGATTTATCAGATTTATCCTAAAAGCTTTAAGGATTCAAATAATGATGGAATAGGGGATATTCAGGGGATTCGAGAAAAGTTACCTTACTTGAAAGAACTGGGGATTACCATGATTTGGATTTGTCCGATTTTTGCGTCACCAATGGTGGATAACGGCTATGATATCTCTGATTTTGAAGGAATCAATCCTGAATTTGGCACTATGGCTGACTTTGATCAATTGTTAGAAGAGGCGAATGAACTGGGAATCAAAGTGATTTTAGATTTAGTTATCAATCATACATCAGATGAACATCCGTGGTTCCAAGCGGCATTAAAAGACAAAGAAAGTCCGTATCGAGATTATTACATTTTTAAAGAAGGGAAAACAGAACCAAATAACTGGCGTTCGATTTTTGGTGGTTCAGTTTGGGAAAAGCTACCAGATGAAGAGGTCTATTATTTCCATGCCTTTGATAAAAAACAGCCCGATTTAAATTGGGAAAATCCAGTCTTACGCCAAGAATTATATGGAATGATCAACAGATGGTTAGAAAAAGGAATTGCGGGTTTTCGGATCGATTCGATCACATTTATCAAGAAGGATCAAGATTTTGTCAGTTTACCTGCGGATGGCGTAGATGGTTTGGCTTCTTGTAAAAGTAAAACCCGGAATCGGCCAGGGATTGAAGTGTTTTTGAATGAACTGAAAAGAGAAACCTTTGAGAAATACAATTGTGTCACAGTTGGGGAAGCGCCAGGTGTTCCTTATGAGGAATATGGGGATTTTATTGGAGATGATGGCTACTTTTCGATGATTTTTGATTTTAATTATTCAGATATCGATGTTGAGTCTGGTTCTGATTGGTTTAAACGAACGAATTGGACAACGAAGGAATTTAAAGAGAAATTAAAACGATCACAAGAAGTCTTACAAGCCAATGGTTGGGGCGCTAATTTTATTGAAAACCATGATCAGCCACGTGCTGTTTCTAAATTTATCAAACCTGAGTACCAAACCGATGAAGCTGCCAAAGCGTTAGGCATGCTCTATTTCTTCTTACGAGGAACGCCATTTATTTATCAAGCCCAAGAGCTTGGAATGCAAAATGCCAAACGTAAAACGATCGATCAATTTAATGATATCTCAAGTATCGATAATTATCATCGTTCAATTCAAGAAGGGTTTACACCAGAAGAAGCGATGAGCTTTGTTAATCATCGAAGTCGAGACAACACACGTACGCCATTTCCTTGGGATGATAGCCAATATGGGGGATTTTCAACGACCACACCATGGCTTGCGATGACAGAAGAATATCCAAGTCGAAATGCACAGCAGAACCAAGTATTAGCACATTACAAAAAAATGATCGAACTTAGACAACAAGGAATAGTAAGTGATGCTTTAACAAAGGGGACAATTATTTTCATAGAGAATGTACCAGATAATGTTGTTGGATATAAACGTGTATTTAAGGAAACTGAGGTATATTCATATACTAATTTAAGTGATACGGAGGTACTGATTCCCTTCGAAAAAGGATTGTTTGAATTACTTTTAAATTCTCATGATGATGTAGCAGTTGAGGTAAACGAATTAAAGCTCCATCCTTATCAAAGTGTTTTATTTAAAAAAATAAATGAGGTGTGTGACAATGGTAATTAA
- a CDS encoding SRPBCC family protein, with protein MKHIKKEFLLNCTPAKAWQLVVDRSKYEIWAAAFQEGSTYSGEMKLNETISFVDESGNGLVSKVVVFEPEKEIKFAFLGEITDGKYAEVPVFAEMLEHYLFEPVGNQTKMLVDVVMDDEYYDMMNDLWDKAGTELIRLSN; from the coding sequence ATGAAACACATCAAAAAAGAATTCTTACTTAATTGCACTCCTGCAAAAGCATGGCAACTTGTCGTTGATCGTAGCAAATATGAAATATGGGCTGCTGCTTTTCAAGAAGGATCAACTTATTCTGGTGAGATGAAATTGAATGAAACGATTTCATTTGTTGATGAGTCAGGGAATGGTCTGGTTTCTAAAGTCGTCGTTTTTGAACCAGAGAAAGAAATCAAGTTCGCATTCTTAGGGGAAATCACAGATGGTAAGTATGCGGAGGTACCTGTATTTGCCGAAATGCTTGAGCACTACCTATTTGAGCCAGTAGGCAATCAAACGAAAATGCTCGTGGATGTTGTGATGGATGATGAGTATTATGATATGATGAATGATTTATGGGATAAAGCAGGAACAGAACTGATAAGATTGAGCAATTAG
- a CDS encoding carbonic anhydrase, whose product MKRKALSVSLLTFTAILAVGCTSNKSASNTSEKKEAKTESTTHAKKSEHIDYDDQEEWEFSAGKMQSPIDIVTKKAEVMTPDTGTITIDYGKDITKAENNGHSIQITDGGTSVINGRNFALSQFHFHAESEHTVDGKHYPIEAHFVNTAQDGRIAVIGVFFKEGTENKGFQEVLDDVNNDKNDPISDLDDMIPSNRSYYHYLGSLTTPPLNENVEWYVMKEPVEVSSAQIEDFKKLYSHNNREVQPLNDRSILEHNE is encoded by the coding sequence ATGAAAAGAAAAGCACTCTCAGTATCACTTTTGACGTTTACAGCTATTTTAGCCGTGGGCTGTACATCAAATAAAAGTGCTAGTAACACATCAGAAAAAAAAGAAGCTAAAACAGAATCAACAACACATGCAAAAAAATCTGAACATATCGATTATGATGATCAAGAAGAGTGGGAATTCTCTGCTGGGAAGATGCAGTCACCAATTGATATTGTTACTAAAAAAGCTGAAGTGATGACACCAGATACTGGAACAATCACAATTGATTATGGAAAAGATATTACAAAAGCTGAAAATAACGGCCATAGTATCCAAATCACTGATGGTGGTACATCTGTGATTAACGGACGAAACTTTGCATTAAGTCAGTTTCATTTTCATGCAGAAAGTGAACATACTGTTGACGGCAAACATTATCCAATCGAAGCACATTTTGTAAATACTGCTCAAGACGGACGTATTGCAGTTATCGGTGTATTCTTTAAGGAAGGTACTGAAAACAAAGGATTTCAAGAAGTTTTGGATGACGTAAATAATGATAAAAACGATCCAATTAGCGACTTAGATGATATGATTCCGTCTAATAGAAGCTATTATCATTATTTAGGGTCATTGACTACGCCACCATTAAATGAAAATGTGGAATGGTATGTAATGAAAGAGCCTGTCGAAGTATCTTCAGCTCAAATCGAGGACTTCAAAAAATTGTATTCACACAATAATAGAGAGGTTCAACCGTTAAATGATCGATCAATTTTAGAACATAATGAATAA
- a CDS encoding transporter substrate-binding domain-containing protein: MKKVFVSFSIVALSLLIVACGGTKEQTAGKDNSWQKVEDAKKLTVATSGTLFPSSYYNDENKLTGYDVDVITEVAKRLDVDVEFKEYNVDGQITSVDKGESDLAANDFGLSGDRGKKFILSSPIKYSFDSMIVRKSDDSGIASLEDLKGKKAAGEPNTNYMKIAEKYGAKLVTYDNATNDQYLTDVANGRTDVILNDYYLQKMSVGALPDIPVKILEDVYFNANFTGFLMKKDSVALSKKIDGALKEMQEDGTMKKISETYFQTDVSVEPKEKVTESVSAE; encoded by the coding sequence ATGAAGAAAGTATTTGTTAGTTTTAGTATTGTTGCATTGAGTTTATTGATCGTTGCGTGTGGTGGCACAAAAGAACAGACTGCTGGAAAAGATAATAGCTGGCAAAAAGTTGAGGATGCAAAGAAGTTAACAGTTGCAACCTCAGGAACCTTATTCCCATCTTCTTATTATAATGATGAAAACAAATTGACAGGCTATGATGTAGATGTCATTACAGAAGTTGCTAAGCGTTTAGATGTTGATGTTGAATTTAAAGAATACAATGTAGATGGCCAAATCACGTCAGTGGATAAAGGTGAATCTGATTTAGCGGCGAACGATTTTGGTTTATCAGGGGATAGAGGGAAAAAATTCATTTTGTCTTCGCCGATCAAGTATTCATTTGACAGCATGATCGTTCGAAAAAGTGATGATTCTGGGATTGCGTCTCTTGAGGATTTAAAAGGCAAAAAAGCAGCTGGCGAGCCAAATACCAACTATATGAAAATCGCAGAAAAATACGGAGCAAAATTAGTGACCTACGATAATGCGACAAATGATCAATACCTGACAGATGTAGCGAATGGTCGGACCGATGTTATTTTGAACGATTATTATTTACAAAAAATGTCTGTGGGTGCGTTGCCTGATATTCCAGTGAAAATCTTAGAAGATGTGTATTTCAATGCGAACTTTACTGGTTTTTTAATGAAAAAAGACAGTGTTGCATTAAGTAAAAAAATTGATGGCGCATTAAAAGAGATGCAAGAGGACGGAACCATGAAGAAAATTTCTGAGACGTATTTCCAAACAGATGTTTCAGTGGAGCCGAAAGAAAAAGTGACAGAAAGTGTTTCAGCTGAATAG
- a CDS encoding LacI family DNA-binding transcriptional regulator, with protein sequence MATIKDVAKKAGLSVSTVSRFLNDHPYISDDKKERIQQAMDELNYAPSAIATQLRSKKCTTIGVLISRITNPFFSYLVDAIEKQAKEHGYQLLIMQTYDDPKAELKMLEYLKQQVVAGVIMTSIESDSQVIERYSTYGPIVLCNEKLEGTGIPNISTNQEEISYEATNYLIQKGYRKIAYCTGGNLTIGGHGQRRTKGFERALAEHNLPIKNKWIFKQVHNMKDGQKVAKELLALPKKERPDAVFSGSDEVGIGIIQEVLQQGLSVPEDLAVLGFDNQPSTSIIAVPLTTINQPTTALGMEATKLMVALIEGTTYKVNKQELILSLIERKST encoded by the coding sequence ATGGCTACGATCAAAGATGTCGCAAAAAAAGCTGGTTTATCTGTTTCAACAGTTTCACGTTTTTTGAATGATCATCCGTATATTTCAGATGATAAAAAAGAACGAATACAACAAGCAATGGATGAACTAAACTACGCGCCGAGTGCGATTGCAACACAACTTCGTTCAAAAAAATGTACGACAATTGGTGTGTTGATTTCAAGAATCACCAATCCCTTTTTTTCTTATTTAGTGGATGCAATCGAAAAACAAGCAAAAGAACATGGCTATCAGCTGTTGATCATGCAAACGTATGATGATCCAAAAGCAGAGTTGAAAATGCTGGAGTATTTAAAACAACAAGTGGTTGCAGGTGTTATCATGACTTCTATTGAAAGCGATTCACAAGTGATTGAAAGGTATTCAACATATGGTCCAATTGTCTTGTGTAATGAAAAATTAGAAGGAACAGGTATTCCAAACATTTCTACTAATCAAGAAGAAATTAGTTATGAAGCAACCAATTATCTTATTCAAAAAGGATATCGTAAAATCGCTTATTGTACCGGTGGAAATCTCACAATCGGTGGACATGGTCAGCGTCGGACGAAAGGGTTTGAACGAGCACTGGCTGAACATAATTTACCCATCAAAAACAAATGGATTTTTAAACAAGTCCATAACATGAAAGATGGTCAAAAAGTAGCAAAAGAACTATTAGCTCTACCTAAAAAGGAGCGACCAGATGCTGTGTTTAGTGGAAGTGATGAGGTTGGGATTGGAATTATCCAAGAAGTGCTTCAACAAGGATTAAGTGTACCAGAAGATTTGGCAGTATTAGGGTTTGATAATCAGCCAAGCACAAGTATTATTGCCGTCCCGCTAACTACCATTAATCAGCCAACAACAGCATTAGGAATGGAAGCTACGAAATTAATGGTTGCGTTGATTGAAGGAACAACCTACAAAGTAAATAAACAAGAGCTTATTTTATCGCTAATTGAGCGTAAATCCACCTAG
- a CDS encoding GFA family protein has protein sequence MNHYKGACFCHSVQFELDLKNLDLTVCHCSMCRKLTGSTGFASLEAGESVHFTTTDGLSILHTSDFGERGFCNKCGTSLFYRFKASNEYFVPPAIIAELPEDKVNFVEEIFYDNKPCYYAFSNDTIKKDEAYFQ, from the coding sequence ATGAATCATTATAAAGGGGCTTGTTTCTGTCATTCTGTTCAATTCGAACTTGACTTAAAAAATCTTGATTTAACTGTCTGTCACTGTTCAATGTGCAGAAAACTAACTGGTTCTACAGGCTTTGCTAGTCTGGAAGCTGGAGAAAGTGTCCATTTTACCACTACAGATGGGCTGTCGATCCTACATACTTCTGACTTTGGTGAACGGGGTTTTTGTAATAAATGCGGGACGAGCTTGTTTTATCGATTTAAAGCTTCAAATGAATATTTTGTACCACCAGCGATCATTGCTGAGTTACCTGAAGATAAAGTCAATTTTGTCGAAGAAATTTTTTACGATAATAAACCGTGTTACTATGCATTTTCGAATGACACAATAAAAAAAGATGAAGCGTATTTCCAGTAA
- a CDS encoding GNAT family N-acetyltransferase translates to MIEIKKITLNDLAALKALSIKTFTDTFAKDNTPKDLKEYLDQAYTEEKLANELQNKDSEFYFIYSNEQLSGYLKINVNEAQTETIEEDALEIERIYIDSNFKRLGLGKMLYHKAIERAKELNKTSIWLGVWEKNFSAMKFYHKMGFTQVGQHSFYMGEDEQIDLIMKMAL, encoded by the coding sequence ATGATTGAAATCAAAAAAATAACCCTAAATGATCTAGCAGCGTTGAAAGCTTTAAGCATTAAAACCTTCACAGATACCTTTGCGAAAGACAATACGCCAAAAGATTTAAAAGAGTATCTTGACCAAGCGTATACAGAAGAAAAATTAGCAAATGAGCTTCAAAATAAAGATTCAGAGTTCTATTTTATTTATTCAAATGAACAACTTTCTGGATACTTAAAAATCAATGTAAATGAGGCTCAAACCGAAACCATTGAGGAAGATGCGTTAGAAATTGAACGGATTTATATCGATTCGAATTTTAAGAGATTGGGACTTGGGAAAATGCTTTATCATAAAGCGATAGAACGAGCGAAAGAGTTGAACAAGACTTCTATTTGGTTAGGTGTTTGGGAGAAAAACTTTTCTGCTATGAAGTTCTATCATAAGATGGGATTTACTCAGGTAGGCCAGCATTCTTTTTATATGGGAGAAGATGAGCAGATTGATTTGATTATGAAGATGGCACTATAA
- a CDS encoding PTS sugar transporter subunit IIB translates to MLVYICCAGGMTSSMFCQKIAKAANPNEVYFGQLHDVIANFQNLSNTYSTLIVYGGEGEINKLSLEPIFKPYVDGLFVCPQVRYKTASFRKLLSPLDISCMDIDMKTFGNMNGEKALRDILDFKQET, encoded by the coding sequence ATGCTTGTTTATATTTGCTGTGCAGGTGGGATGACGTCTAGTATGTTTTGCCAAAAGATCGCAAAAGCGGCAAATCCTAATGAGGTTTATTTTGGACAACTTCATGATGTAATTGCTAATTTTCAGAATTTATCTAACACCTATTCTACGTTGATTGTATATGGTGGAGAAGGCGAAATTAATAAGTTAAGCTTAGAACCAATCTTTAAACCATATGTGGATGGTTTATTTGTTTGTCCTCAAGTTCGTTATAAAACAGCAAGTTTCCGAAAACTCCTTTCACCTTTAGATATTTCTTGCATGGATATCGATATGAAAACTTTTGGGAATATGAATGGAGAAAAAGCGTTAAGAGATATTTTAGATTTTAAGCAAGAAACATAG
- a CDS encoding PTS transporter subunit EIIC produces the protein MVINYKQIGEEIIDVVGEENITGITHCATRLRLEVKDRELIDDKKIEKIDQVKGVFFNAGQYQIILGTGIVNKVYDSLVQNNHDLLEKETSLEEMKKPSNPIKHAIRTLSDIFVPIIPGIVATGLFLGLKGVFLNESVLAFFGTSTDKIPEFALVLLSVLTDTVFAFLPALICWSAFKKFGGTPIIGFVIGLMLVSPMLPNAYSVADINSGVEPLIAFGFIPIVGYQGSVLTALVIGLLGAKLEKVLRRKMPNSLDLMFTPFVVILVMLLTGLLVLGPILHFVENGLVYLITGLIKLPFGIGGLLIGFLYPLAVMTGMHHLFIMIETSLLATTGFNPLITLCAMYGFANAAVSFAVSVKAKDKNVKVIGTSAGVTQLLGVSEPALFGITIRYGMKPLGIMLGCSALGGAVLSLLNVQANSYGLAVILSPLMYIYSSYQLVTYIVVGICIFILSFVLTYLFGVPKEVMMPDDEYLGAEQ, from the coding sequence ATGGTAATTAACTACAAACAAATTGGAGAAGAGATCATCGATGTTGTCGGGGAAGAAAATATTACAGGGATCACCCATTGTGCGACACGTTTGCGTCTGGAAGTAAAAGACCGTGAATTGATTGATGATAAAAAAATCGAAAAAATCGATCAAGTAAAAGGGGTATTCTTTAATGCTGGACAATATCAAATTATTTTAGGTACTGGCATCGTGAATAAAGTTTATGATTCGCTGGTTCAAAACAATCATGATTTATTGGAAAAAGAAACCTCTTTAGAAGAAATGAAAAAACCAAGCAATCCAATCAAACACGCGATTCGGACGCTTTCTGATATTTTTGTACCAATTATTCCAGGAATCGTGGCAACTGGGTTATTTTTAGGGTTGAAAGGCGTCTTTTTAAACGAAAGTGTTTTAGCTTTCTTTGGGACATCAACTGACAAAATTCCTGAATTTGCTTTAGTTCTGTTAAGCGTGTTAACCGATACTGTTTTTGCTTTTTTACCTGCGTTGATCTGTTGGTCCGCGTTTAAGAAGTTTGGTGGTACACCGATCATTGGGTTTGTGATTGGGCTGATGTTGGTATCGCCAATGTTGCCGAATGCTTATTCTGTGGCAGACATCAATAGTGGTGTTGAACCGTTGATCGCATTTGGATTTATTCCGATTGTAGGCTATCAAGGAAGTGTCTTAACCGCTTTAGTCATTGGGTTACTAGGGGCGAAATTGGAAAAAGTGTTACGTCGAAAAATGCCGAATTCCTTAGACTTGATGTTTACGCCTTTTGTGGTTATTTTGGTAATGTTGCTGACGGGTTTATTGGTTTTAGGGCCAATTTTACACTTTGTTGAAAATGGTTTGGTTTACCTGATTACAGGTTTGATCAAATTGCCATTTGGGATTGGTGGATTATTGATTGGCTTCTTATATCCTCTAGCAGTTATGACAGGGATGCATCATCTGTTTATTATGATTGAAACAAGTTTATTAGCAACAACTGGTTTTAATCCACTGATTACACTTTGTGCAATGTATGGCTTTGCCAATGCAGCTGTGAGTTTTGCCGTGAGTGTGAAGGCCAAAGATAAGAATGTAAAAGTGATTGGAACGAGTGCAGGTGTGACACAACTTTTAGGTGTAAGTGAGCCAGCGCTATTCGGGATCACGATTCGTTATGGGATGAAACCACTGGGGATCATGTTAGGTTGTTCTGCATTAGGCGGCGCTGTTTTATCGTTGCTAAACGTGCAAGCGAATTCATATGGGTTAGCGGTCATTTTGTCACCATTGATGTATATTTATAGCTCTTATCAATTAGTGACCTATATTGTGGTTGGCATTTGTATCTTTATCTTGTCGTTTGTGTTGACGTATCTATTTGGTGTGCCAAAAGAAGTGATGATGCCAGATGATGAGTATTTAGGAGCAGAACAATGA
- a CDS encoding amidase, with amino-acid sequence MKDGLYYATQFRDKKRSVTEWIDERTQQVKKLNPELNAFVDWDAESAKEQYEARGAETGPFFGLPIPLKMLGQDKAGMKSTSGSRLFQENRATSTDNFVKGLERLGLIPLGKTNAPEFGFKNISDPTIYGPARNPWNLAYSPGGSSGGAAAAVASGLFPIAGASDGGGSIRIPASFSGLIGLKPTRGSMPVGPDGWRGWQGASINFALTVSMRDTETLFYHLRGTEKAAPYQAPKAEWEHQSAAKKQVLKIAFLTESPVGTPVSAEAINAVQNAATFLEQQGHEVTEIPYPVNGRQLIDSYYLMNGAETAAMFEGIQAAIKRPVTKNDMELMTWGIYQYGLQIPASQYTRSLQLWDQAAYKMEQLFEEYDVLLTPTAADSAPEIDAELQSDRIRKDLAQAESLSILQLKDLIYDMFEKSLTITPYTQLANLTGQPAISLPTHVTASGLPLGIQFMASKGREDVLFQVGKMFEQEQKFLLPNYYRES; translated from the coding sequence ATGAAAGACGGCTTGTACTACGCAACACAATTTAGAGACAAAAAACGAAGCGTGACTGAATGGATCGATGAGCGAACGCAACAAGTTAAGAAGCTAAATCCTGAACTCAATGCATTTGTTGATTGGGATGCAGAATCAGCAAAAGAACAATACGAAGCTAGAGGAGCAGAAACTGGTCCTTTTTTTGGCTTGCCAATTCCGTTAAAAATGTTAGGACAAGATAAGGCAGGAATGAAATCAACATCAGGTTCTCGTTTATTTCAAGAAAACCGTGCGACTTCTACGGACAATTTTGTCAAAGGGCTAGAACGTTTAGGCCTGATTCCTTTGGGCAAAACCAATGCTCCAGAGTTCGGTTTTAAAAATATCTCTGATCCGACGATTTACGGACCAGCGAGAAATCCATGGAATCTAGCCTATTCGCCTGGTGGTTCCAGCGGAGGTGCTGCGGCAGCCGTTGCCAGTGGTCTATTTCCAATTGCTGGCGCAAGTGATGGCGGCGGTTCGATTCGGATTCCTGCATCCTTTAGTGGATTGATTGGATTGAAACCTACGCGTGGTAGTATGCCAGTTGGACCTGATGGCTGGCGTGGTTGGCAAGGAGCTTCGATTAATTTTGCGTTAACCGTTTCGATGAGAGACACAGAAACACTATTTTATCATTTACGCGGAACCGAAAAAGCTGCGCCCTATCAAGCGCCAAAAGCGGAATGGGAACATCAATCAGCGGCAAAGAAACAAGTCTTGAAAATCGCCTTTTTAACGGAATCACCTGTCGGAACACCCGTTTCAGCGGAAGCGATAAATGCGGTGCAAAATGCAGCAACATTTTTAGAGCAACAAGGGCACGAAGTCACCGAAATCCCATATCCAGTCAATGGACGTCAATTAATCGACAGTTATTATTTAATGAATGGCGCAGAAACAGCTGCCATGTTTGAAGGAATTCAAGCGGCAATCAAGCGACCGGTTACAAAAAACGATATGGAGTTGATGACTTGGGGAATCTACCAATATGGGTTACAGATACCTGCAAGTCAGTATACGAGATCGCTTCAACTGTGGGATCAAGCGGCATATAAAATGGAGCAATTATTCGAGGAATATGATGTATTATTAACGCCGACCGCCGCTGATAGTGCGCCTGAAATCGATGCAGAACTACAGAGTGATCGGATTCGTAAAGACTTAGCCCAAGCGGAGTCACTTTCCATTTTACAACTAAAAGACTTAATTTATGACATGTTTGAAAAAAGTCTGACAATCACGCCGTATACTCAGTTGGCTAATTTAACGGGACAACCAGCAATCAGTTTACCTACTCATGTAACAGCATCAGGTCTACCGCTAGGCATTCAATTTATGGCATCAAAAGGTCGAGAAGATGTATTATTTCAAGTTGGAAAGATGTTTGAACAAGAGCAAAAATTCTTATTACCAAACTATTATCGTGAATCATAG
- a CDS encoding amino acid ABC transporter permease gives MYIPKIDFQLMIDSIPFLLTGLPYTIGISVVTFLMGNVLGILLTVLGMLPSKVIKGFVRFYISFLRGVPGLVLLFLLYFGLPYQLSALTAACICFGLTSSAFIAEIYRGSIAGVDAGQWDAAYALGLPFGKVMRKIILPQAFRISIPALGNVAMDLLKGTSLAAMITIPDIFQKAKIVGGRTFDYMTMYILVAVMYWLLCVAIGWGQGWLERHYINRYKGKSEVRT, from the coding sequence ATGTATATACCAAAAATCGATTTTCAGTTAATGATCGACTCGATTCCCTTTCTGCTGACTGGTTTACCTTATACAATTGGGATCAGTGTCGTGACCTTTTTGATGGGGAATGTTCTTGGTATTCTGTTGACGGTTTTAGGAATGTTGCCTTCAAAAGTGATCAAAGGTTTTGTCCGATTTTATATCTCTTTTTTACGGGGAGTTCCAGGTTTGGTTTTATTATTTCTGCTGTATTTTGGTCTGCCCTATCAATTAAGTGCCTTAACTGCGGCGTGTATTTGTTTTGGTTTGACAAGCAGTGCGTTTATTGCTGAAATTTATCGTGGCTCGATTGCTGGGGTGGATGCAGGGCAGTGGGATGCGGCGTATGCATTAGGATTACCGTTTGGAAAAGTGATGCGCAAAATTATCTTACCGCAAGCTTTTCGGATTTCGATTCCAGCTTTAGGGAATGTGGCAATGGATTTGTTAAAAGGGACATCATTAGCTGCAATGATCACGATTCCTGATATTTTTCAAAAAGCCAAAATCGTGGGTGGAAGAACCTTTGATTATATGACGATGTATATTTTAGTAGCGGTGATGTATTGGCTCTTATGTGTAGCGATTGGTTGGGGGCAAGGTTGGTTAGAAAGACATTATATCAATCGTTATAAAGGAAAATCAGAAGTGAGAACGTAA
- a CDS encoding DUF2087 domain-containing protein produces MLKVIPKKNKFKVEIFNIIIAKFEEDVIYTEKEVNLILKGFYHDYAILRRYLVDYGFLSRDSYGTEYMKISDK; encoded by the coding sequence ATGTTAAAAGTAATTCCTAAAAAAAATAAATTTAAAGTGGAAATATTTAATATTATCATCGCTAAATTTGAAGAAGATGTTATTTATACGGAAAAAGAAGTGAATCTTATTCTTAAAGGCTTTTATCATGATTATGCTATATTGAGAAGATATTTAGTGGACTATGGTTTTTTATCGAGAGATTCTTATGGAACGGAATATATGAAGATAAGTGATAAGTAA